One Candidatus Scalindua japonica DNA segment encodes these proteins:
- a CDS encoding tetratricopeptide repeat protein, which yields MTVSQKFKGSKGKRWKFRLIFIAAPILVIICILFTVFYVYIAKDVWKKRGIEQGLIFAQVQRNREALEIFKKELSKTPEDPKIHYYMGVSYANLKEYDKAIAKLEAALKIKPDLSDAHIKLAMISLTKALELRMHGKAEPLVLEKLLEAEGICRAEIERNPNNKNAHTCLGAIHTAQGLLEDAIIDYENALKLDSKLLSARMAIARLYAQRNKIVLAEEHCNVVLTEIDHDNYEARMLLSLIYEQQGEFQKAVECLKNILKEKPEDLAVHIQLGLFYLKMSKYDEASKVVELVHKINPVILPPLIDYIEGCVLFQRKDYENAIVLLKKVTEKISDYVQSHYVLAIALAEKGKIEEAKAEFRTTIDLAPGFITAQIRLIRLLEKDGDYNEMVRLSKDVLTIEPENLDAMQILGNAYIKLRDFTSAEIVFQEITELKPSMGDINMARLSLARGQLGKCVRQCEQIIKSNPEEAGAYGILGLAYLKQGNFNKAIEQFVKAIEKKQRIVDTHLNLTLAYVLTGRNKEAINTLENFLSFDPNNLQANTILANLYEKGGNIDKAINILVNLITIDPEYLPGYKLTSLYLLQDRVDDAIDICNRALKLAPEDTKFYINLAVAHQQKGDPSASISSCRKAGTLKPGIPSINILMTNLHTANGDFDKAADCFLKGNELFQRKDYTNAVTLLREMINRLPGSAQAHYILALALMESGSIKEAMTEFKTTLELSPGFIPAQIGLGRLYFRSGRYYETIKLGKDIIDFEFVNLDARILIGKSYMKLQDFQNAELIFKEIIKLNPLIGKINMAHLSLVRGQISKCIRQCEQIIETDPEESKVRDILGLAYVKQGDFDKGIEQFAKAIRRIERKADTHLNLAKAYVVTGKSIEAQKTLNDLLSYNTKNLQANTILADQFLNEGDFDKAANLLEKVLEIDPGYLPGYKLACLRLWQGRTDEAIDLCNRALKLAPEDAMLHVNLAIAYQQKEKYPESISSFKKAGGFRTPKRFSDILISNTYISNGDFYKARKHVESSLMFNDKEKKKYLEFVDLCKSHKKYARQVTLSLNKALAAKQMGIFNLASSEREKSSKILQQGLIPEIFFENKQDEAISIYQNLTGSDSESVSIRLAIANQLLKKGTVNEAVKITEEVMELYPENFSSYNLLRELFIRDTEDTRHDDSAMDLLKMPQLNNDSIEGYHDMVRLKFMGEQVESISMFNDEEKKEYLELIKLCKNNEKNGKQVMLSINKYIVAIQNGYFDLAISECKKAVNVLPENLIPKILLANTYLSTNKKEEAIKVYNEIIEYKPEYVSQDMGKAFIVAQKEGDAISTYQNLVDLDDNSVSTRLILAEMLFKKNSVEEAVKLVSEAIQLSPENLAAHNLLGELNLKSTRYDNAEMVFSKMLQLNGNIFEGHYNMARLKFIQNEFDECIRYCKRGLEIKPEEIHTLNILGDAYLKKNMLNNAVLVFNKILDIDSNFVPALLNIANIRLQLNQPAIAVHHYKSVQKIDPQNIAAHSGLGNAYALMGKHTDAITEFETLKKAEPENVYTYFPMVRSYLALDEDKKAHELLKKVLELDPENQNARSLIAKIYAKNDKLSKAIEQLNHILHDNPKSAEAYGLGIFYFDKGEYDNAISIYKQGIENFPNNVMLLCNLSVTYLMNGDYKRAKDTCSRTINIQPEGIIPNLCMVNIFLSKGELEGALSHLSNEALSLNNMQKDSLLGLINYCRKNKLASKIGYHLGKSIAYANSQWLERVLREHDEISKIAIPDPSLYQAQADILIRSGGNDEAIETYKRALEMTPESPYVYYQLADIYKRNARYDDAETFYKKVIAIDPDNAITHMNLGIVLRSKGLIDEAIEEYEQAIESEPSTIIAINNLAYLYATKIQGKTDYALKLAQDARALDPNNADVLDTYGWICYLNGKFEESISKLKAAAMIAPQNPIIRYHLGAAYYKKDLKLLALKELEYALKLSSTFPGAKETGQLIEKISFYTESNVLGL from the coding sequence TTGACTGTTTCTCAAAAATTTAAAGGTAGCAAAGGTAAAAGATGGAAATTCAGGCTCATATTTATTGCTGCTCCAATCCTGGTAATTATATGTATTCTTTTTACTGTTTTTTACGTGTATATAGCTAAGGATGTCTGGAAAAAACGAGGGATCGAACAGGGACTTATTTTCGCGCAAGTACAGAGGAACAGAGAAGCTCTAGAGATATTTAAAAAGGAGCTATCCAAGACCCCGGAAGACCCTAAGATCCACTATTACATGGGTGTATCATATGCCAATTTAAAGGAATATGATAAGGCAATAGCAAAGCTTGAGGCAGCACTCAAGATCAAACCTGATTTATCAGATGCACATATTAAACTTGCAATGATAAGTTTGACAAAAGCACTGGAATTACGAATGCACGGTAAGGCAGAACCACTGGTTCTGGAAAAACTGTTGGAGGCAGAAGGTATATGCAGGGCTGAAATCGAAAGAAATCCCAATAATAAGAATGCGCATACTTGCCTGGGTGCAATTCACACTGCGCAAGGCTTGCTTGAAGATGCAATAATTGACTATGAAAATGCACTGAAACTTGATAGTAAATTATTAAGCGCACGTATGGCAATTGCCAGGTTGTACGCCCAGAGAAATAAAATTGTCCTGGCAGAAGAACACTGTAATGTTGTTTTGACAGAAATTGATCATGACAATTATGAAGCACGGATGCTTTTGTCACTGATTTATGAGCAACAGGGTGAATTTCAAAAGGCTGTTGAATGTTTGAAAAACATTTTAAAGGAAAAACCTGAAGATTTAGCTGTTCACATACAACTTGGACTTTTCTACTTGAAAATGTCAAAGTATGATGAGGCATCTAAAGTGGTCGAACTGGTACATAAAATAAATCCAGTAATTTTACCTCCTCTCATTGATTATATTGAAGGCTGTGTGCTGTTTCAAAGAAAAGATTATGAAAATGCTATTGTTTTGTTAAAGAAAGTAACTGAAAAGATATCAGATTATGTACAGTCTCATTATGTTCTGGCCATTGCCTTAGCTGAAAAAGGAAAAATAGAAGAGGCCAAAGCAGAATTTAGAACTACAATAGACCTTGCTCCAGGATTCATTACTGCTCAAATAAGACTTATAAGGCTTTTGGAAAAAGATGGTGATTATAATGAAATGGTCAGATTGAGTAAAGATGTACTTACAATTGAACCTGAAAACCTGGATGCGATGCAGATACTTGGGAATGCGTATATAAAGTTAAGAGACTTTACGAGTGCCGAAATTGTATTTCAGGAGATTACCGAGTTAAAACCATCGATGGGAGATATAAACATGGCTCGTTTGAGTTTGGCAAGAGGCCAATTAGGCAAGTGTGTACGCCAATGTGAACAGATTATTAAGTCAAATCCTGAAGAGGCAGGAGCATATGGTATCCTTGGCCTTGCTTATTTAAAACAGGGGAACTTTAACAAGGCTATTGAACAGTTTGTAAAGGCTATTGAAAAAAAACAGCGTATAGTAGATACGCACCTGAATCTTACCCTGGCATATGTACTAACCGGAAGGAACAAGGAGGCAATAAATACACTTGAAAACTTTTTATCCTTTGACCCGAATAATCTGCAGGCAAACACGATACTTGCAAATTTATATGAAAAGGGAGGTAATATTGATAAAGCTATTAACATCCTTGTGAATTTGATAACTATAGACCCTGAATACCTTCCGGGTTATAAATTGACCAGTCTATATTTATTACAGGACAGGGTAGATGATGCCATAGATATATGTAACAGGGCACTTAAACTTGCACCGGAGGATACTAAGTTTTACATTAATCTTGCAGTCGCCCATCAGCAGAAGGGAGACCCCTCCGCGTCAATATCATCCTGCCGGAAGGCAGGCACACTAAAGCCGGGAATACCTTCCATCAATATACTCATGACAAACTTACATACCGCAAATGGCGACTTTGATAAGGCTGCCGATTGTTTTTTAAAAGGCAACGAACTGTTTCAGAGAAAAGATTATACAAATGCTGTCACTTTGTTAAGGGAAATGATCAATAGGTTACCAGGGTCAGCACAGGCTCACTATATCCTGGCGCTTGCCCTGATGGAGAGCGGTAGTATAAAAGAAGCCATGACAGAATTCAAGACTACATTAGAGCTCTCCCCCGGATTCATTCCAGCCCAAATAGGTCTGGGAAGATTATATTTTAGAAGTGGAAGGTATTACGAAACAATCAAGTTGGGCAAAGACATTATTGACTTCGAGTTCGTTAATCTGGATGCCAGGATCCTCATCGGTAAATCATATATGAAATTACAGGACTTTCAGAATGCCGAATTGATATTTAAAGAGATTATTAAGCTGAATCCTTTAATTGGGAAGATCAATATGGCACATTTAAGTCTTGTGAGAGGTCAGATTAGCAAGTGTATACGCCAATGCGAACAGATTATTGAAACAGATCCGGAAGAGTCAAAGGTGCGCGATATACTGGGCCTTGCTTATGTAAAGCAAGGAGACTTTGATAAGGGTATTGAACAGTTTGCAAAGGCCATTAGGAGAATCGAACGTAAGGCAGACACACATTTGAACCTTGCAAAGGCATATGTGGTAACAGGGAAGAGCATAGAGGCACAAAAGACACTTAATGACTTGCTCTCCTATAACACGAAGAACCTGCAGGCAAATACGATCCTGGCTGACCAGTTCTTAAATGAGGGTGATTTTGATAAAGCCGCGAATTTACTTGAGAAGGTGTTGGAGATTGATCCTGGCTATCTTCCCGGTTACAAATTAGCATGTTTACGTTTATGGCAGGGCAGGACAGATGAGGCTATAGACTTATGTAACAGGGCGCTTAAGCTGGCTCCGGAAGATGCCATGTTGCACGTCAACCTTGCTATTGCCTATCAACAAAAGGAGAAATATCCTGAATCAATATCATCATTCAAGAAGGCAGGAGGGTTTAGGACCCCAAAGAGATTTTCCGATATACTTATATCAAATACATATATATCCAATGGTGACTTTTATAAGGCACGTAAACATGTAGAATCATCATTGATGTTTAACGACAAAGAGAAAAAAAAGTATCTGGAATTTGTTGATCTGTGCAAGAGTCATAAAAAATACGCAAGGCAAGTAACATTAAGTCTTAACAAGGCATTAGCCGCAAAGCAAATGGGTATCTTTAATCTGGCGAGCAGTGAACGCGAAAAGTCATCAAAGATATTACAACAGGGTCTCATACCTGAGATATTCTTTGAAAACAAGCAGGATGAAGCAATATCAATATATCAGAATCTGACAGGCTCGGATAGTGAATCTGTATCGATACGATTGGCCATCGCTAACCAACTCCTTAAAAAAGGTACAGTAAACGAAGCCGTAAAAATTACCGAAGAAGTTATGGAACTATATCCAGAAAATTTTTCATCCTATAATTTATTAAGAGAACTGTTCATTCGAGATACTGAGGATACAAGGCATGACGATTCCGCAATGGATTTACTAAAAATGCCTCAACTGAATAATGATTCCATAGAAGGGTATCATGATATGGTCAGGCTGAAATTTATGGGTGAACAGGTGGAATCAATCTCAATGTTTAATGATGAAGAGAAAAAGGAGTATCTGGAATTAATAAAACTATGTAAAAATAATGAAAAAAATGGCAAGCAGGTAATGCTATCTATTAATAAGTATATAGTAGCAATACAAAATGGTTATTTTGACCTGGCAATCAGTGAGTGCAAAAAAGCGGTAAATGTTCTTCCGGAGAACCTAATACCTAAAATTCTTCTTGCGAATACTTATCTTTCAACTAATAAAAAAGAGGAGGCTATCAAGGTATATAATGAAATCATAGAGTATAAACCAGAATATGTATCACAAGATATGGGCAAAGCGTTTATAGTGGCCCAAAAAGAGGGAGACGCTATTTCAACGTATCAGAATTTAGTTGATCTTGATGACAATTCCGTTTCTACACGACTAATTCTTGCGGAAATGCTTTTCAAAAAAAATTCTGTAGAGGAGGCCGTGAAATTGGTTAGTGAGGCTATACAACTCTCCCCGGAAAACCTGGCTGCTCATAATCTATTGGGTGAACTTAATTTAAAAAGTACAAGGTATGATAATGCGGAAATGGTATTCTCAAAGATGCTGCAATTGAATGGGAATATCTTTGAAGGACATTACAATATGGCCAGGTTAAAATTTATACAAAATGAGTTTGATGAATGTATAAGGTACTGCAAGAGAGGTCTGGAAATTAAACCCGAAGAAATACATACACTCAATATCCTTGGAGACGCTTATTTAAAAAAAAACATGTTAAACAACGCGGTACTGGTATTTAATAAAATATTAGACATAGATTCTAATTTTGTTCCAGCTCTTCTAAACATTGCCAATATAAGGTTGCAGCTTAATCAGCCCGCAATCGCAGTGCATCATTACAAATCAGTACAAAAGATTGATCCACAAAATATTGCTGCTCATTCAGGTTTGGGAAATGCTTACGCCTTGATGGGAAAGCACACAGACGCAATAACTGAATTTGAAACTCTGAAAAAAGCAGAACCAGAAAATGTGTATACATATTTTCCCATGGTAAGAAGTTATCTGGCTCTGGATGAAGATAAAAAGGCACATGAATTACTCAAGAAGGTTTTAGAGTTGGATCCTGAAAACCAGAATGCTCGTTCGCTCATTGCAAAGATATATGCGAAAAATGACAAATTATCAAAGGCTATAGAACAGTTGAATCACATATTACATGATAATCCAAAATCTGCAGAAGCGTACGGACTTGGTATATTTTATTTTGATAAGGGGGAATACGACAATGCAATCTCGATTTATAAACAGGGAATAGAGAATTTTCCGAACAATGTTATGCTGTTATGTAATCTTTCGGTAACATATCTTATGAATGGAGACTATAAACGAGCAAAAGATACATGCTCAAGGACAATAAACATTCAACCGGAAGGTATCATCCCAAATCTATGCATGGTAAACATATTTTTGTCTAAAGGTGAACTTGAAGGTGCATTAAGCCATCTCAGTAATGAGGCCTTAAGTCTTAATAATATGCAAAAAGATAGTCTTCTGGGTTTAATCAATTATTGTAGAAAAAATAAACTGGCTTCAAAGATAGGATATCATTTGGGGAAATCTATAGCATATGCAAATAGTCAATGGCTTGAGCGTGTCTTAAGGGAGCATGATGAAATATCAAAGATAGCTATTCCGGATCCAAGCTTGTACCAGGCACAGGCAGACATCCTGATCAGGTCTGGTGGAAATGATGAGGCCATAGAAACCTACAAAAGAGCTTTGGAAATGACGCCAGAGTCTCCATACGTATATTATCAACTTGCAGATATTTATAAACGTAATGCAAGATATGATGATGCAGAGACATTCTATAAGAAGGTAATAGCCATCGACCCTGATAACGCCATCACCCACATGAATTTGGGGATAGTACTTCGTTCTAAAGGTTTAATAGATGAAGCTATTGAGGAGTATGAACAAGCAATTGAATCAGAACCGTCAACCATAATTGCGATCAATAACCTTGCGTATTTATATGCAACGAAAATTCAGGGCAAAACGGATTATGCCCTGAAGCTGGCACAAGATGCCAGGGCGCTTGACCCAAACAATGCTGATGTATTAGATACATATGGATGGATTTGTTACTTAAACGGAAAGTTCGAAGAGTCAATATCAAAACTGAAGGCTGCTGCAATGATTGCACCACAGAATCCGATAATACGCTACCACCTCGGGGCGGCTTATTACAAAAAAGACTTAAAATTACTAGCATTAAAAGAACTGGAGTATGCGCTCAAGTTAAGTAGTACTTTTCCCGGGGCTAAAGAGACTGGCCAATTAATAGAAAAAATTAGTTTTTACACAGAAAGTAATGTATTAGGTTTATAG
- a CDS encoding helix-turn-helix domain-containing protein, with the protein MCLLIMARPLRIEYPGAFYHITTRGVGRQNIFFKDYDRKVFLEKLGDLHEKWGIIFHGYSLMTNHYHLELETPGGELSRPLQWLNHVYAGYVNKEYKRVGHLFQGRFKSVLVEADEHLHVLSRYIHMNPVRAGIVRRPEEYRWSSYRDYLGIRQCPKWLDVKQTLEMFGVSEKEQRKEYRRFVIMGDEGNPLKEMSFGAILGTAQFVKRMREKLRNRKSEKSDAEISGMIYARPGPGINEICKVVCEAYDVSKEEMCVKGRKGNEDRDMAIYLSRKYARSTCDEIGEHFGGIRPSAVSLGSRRVKDRLKTDKTFKKLVRQLESDMIDFNN; encoded by the coding sequence ATGTGTCTGTTAATTATGGCAAGGCCCTTACGCATAGAATATCCCGGTGCTTTTTATCATATTACTACCAGAGGTGTTGGGAGACAGAATATATTTTTTAAGGATTACGATAGAAAGGTGTTTTTAGAAAAGCTGGGAGACCTGCATGAGAAGTGGGGAATAATATTCCATGGATATTCTCTGATGACAAATCACTATCATCTGGAGTTGGAAACTCCAGGTGGTGAATTGAGTAGGCCCTTGCAATGGTTGAATCATGTTTATGCCGGTTATGTAAATAAGGAGTACAAGAGAGTGGGACATCTGTTTCAGGGCAGGTTTAAGAGTGTGCTCGTAGAAGCAGATGAACATTTGCATGTTTTATCACGTTACATACACATGAATCCTGTACGTGCGGGTATTGTGAGGAGGCCCGAGGAGTATAGATGGTCTAGTTATCGGGATTATCTAGGAATACGACAATGTCCGAAGTGGCTTGATGTGAAACAAACACTTGAAATGTTTGGTGTGTCTGAGAAGGAGCAGAGAAAGGAATACCGACGCTTTGTAATAATGGGAGACGAGGGAAATCCTTTAAAAGAAATGAGTTTTGGGGCAATATTAGGAACAGCACAGTTTGTAAAACGAATGAGGGAGAAATTGAGAAACAGAAAGTCTGAGAAGAGTGATGCTGAGATTTCAGGTATGATTTATGCGCGGCCAGGTCCAGGAATTAATGAAATTTGTAAAGTTGTATGCGAAGCGTATGATGTTTCAAAGGAGGAGATGTGCGTAAAGGGACGTAAAGGAAATGAAGACCGGGATATGGCGATATATTTGTCGAGAAAGTATGCTAGAAGCACGTGTGATGAAATAGGTGAGCACTTTGGAGGTATCAGGCCTTCGGCAGTGAGTTTGGGAAGTAGAAGGGTTAAGGATCGGTTAAAAACAGACAAAACCTTTAAGAAACTGGTCAGGCAATTAGAATCTGATATGATAGATTTTAACAATTAA
- a CDS encoding choice-of-anchor D domain-containing protein, with amino-acid sequence MGKQIKLIVRVLLLSGILFLLSWGEDVLANHGNLNEHVTNGKDFLKVFDFVNSNSEFEAALVVDPNHEEANFYYSFTRIAVLLSSTELNNLLDGFGVDPQGRDIQNWTADFQRDIDGKIVLPANSPTGDLVVNYLETILLLQVEGALVNLSKVGNNFSSSFSFGDGIIDFDYGDAAFYNAFLLFSKLVMGLVMSYDFGVDIDDIVSNFNYTHCFTIIEVLNTYVNLLELLPVNYLSQSGTALYNAVEMYKAASTYVINETDNQSDDFIVIDNEDLESEDYFRNILVEIQSSLSGPTLINLGKKQSWVLQDDFLFGGGEMRVSLNKNGNQIEDGEYTKNNYNWPSPLGVPCYGDVRNFHIIGNSISFDIINEDVGFDCPCDIQFTGTLNNALDQIISGTYNGVNNSGVISGSFTGLLSDNDIYRYNVDLGSLFFTNYNLKNYIPIISKDVDCNVDIVSYPDDTFGGVLPDGIPNEPNISVLPLNHNFGCVNVGNTSTVQTFTISNTGTNDLVIGVVGLTGATPLQFNIKNNNCSMLTIPPSGNCSIDIVFSPTSTGSKSANLSIPSNDPDIPTMDISISGTSKTELCPCAIVLQDNPSDLKLLQRYRDESLSKTNIGKLLTKLFYMVSAKAVETLNDNPELIAEARSLIDKNRKDVSDVLDGRDGVIYNTDEIVSFLSNYANDSPPLLKVILNVIKKDMLQKKKRGELFFGFKLE; translated from the coding sequence ATGGGAAAGCAGATCAAATTAATAGTTAGAGTTTTACTTCTTTCGGGTATATTGTTTTTATTATCCTGGGGAGAAGATGTCCTGGCAAACCATGGTAACCTAAATGAACATGTGACGAATGGTAAGGATTTTCTAAAAGTATTTGACTTTGTAAACTCAAATTCAGAGTTTGAAGCAGCATTGGTAGTTGATCCCAACCATGAAGAAGCCAATTTTTATTATTCGTTTACAAGGATTGCAGTACTTCTTAGCTCAACCGAATTAAACAATCTGCTTGATGGATTTGGTGTAGATCCTCAAGGTAGAGATATTCAAAACTGGACGGCTGATTTCCAACGTGATATAGATGGAAAAATAGTGCTCCCTGCAAATTCACCTACGGGTGATTTGGTGGTAAATTATCTGGAGACCATTCTCCTGCTACAGGTAGAAGGTGCGTTGGTGAATTTAAGTAAAGTGGGAAATAATTTTTCGTCAAGTTTCTCATTTGGCGATGGTATTATAGATTTTGATTATGGTGATGCCGCCTTTTACAATGCCTTCCTGTTATTTTCAAAACTCGTAATGGGCTTGGTTATGTCTTATGATTTTGGTGTGGATATTGATGATATTGTATCGAATTTTAATTATACTCACTGTTTTACTATAATTGAAGTTTTGAACACATACGTCAATTTACTGGAGCTTTTACCTGTAAATTATTTGAGCCAGTCTGGCACAGCGCTATACAATGCAGTCGAAATGTATAAGGCTGCATCAACTTATGTTATAAATGAAACGGATAATCAATCAGATGATTTCATTGTAATAGATAATGAAGATCTTGAGTCCGAAGATTATTTTCGCAATATTTTGGTAGAAATACAGAGTTCGCTGTCGGGCCCTACATTGATTAATTTGGGGAAAAAACAATCATGGGTGCTACAGGATGATTTTTTATTTGGTGGTGGAGAGATGCGGGTATCTCTAAACAAGAATGGTAACCAGATAGAAGATGGGGAATATACAAAAAATAATTATAATTGGCCATCACCTTTGGGAGTTCCATGTTATGGTGATGTTAGAAATTTCCATATTATAGGCAATTCAATATCATTTGACATTATAAATGAAGACGTTGGGTTTGATTGCCCTTGTGACATACAATTTACGGGTACGTTGAATAATGCATTGGATCAGATTATCAGTGGCACATATAATGGTGTTAATAATAGTGGTGTTATATCCGGTTCGTTTACTGGATTATTGTCGGATAATGACATCTATAGGTATAACGTTGACTTGGGGAGTCTCTTTTTTACTAATTACAATTTAAAAAACTACATACCTATAATTAGTAAAGATGTAGATTGTAATGTTGATATTGTAAGCTATCCGGACGATACGTTTGGAGGCGTTTTACCGGATGGCATTCCTAACGAACCAAATATTTCTGTTTTACCTCTAAACCATAACTTTGGTTGCGTAAATGTTGGCAACACTTCAACTGTTCAAACCTTCACTATATCCAATACAGGTACAAACGACCTGGTGATAGGCGTTGTTGGTCTTACCGGGGCAACTCCCCTCCAATTCAATATAAAGAACAACAACTGTTCAATGCTAACAATACCTCCATCTGGAAATTGCTCGATTGATATAGTGTTTTCGCCAACATCAACAGGCTCTAAAAGTGCAAACCTTTCTATACCATCCAATGACCCAGATATCCCAACAATGGATATTTCAATAAGCGGAACATCTAAAACAGAACTATGCCCATGTGCAATAGTTTTGCAAGATAATCCATCTGATCTGAAGCTTCTACAGCGTTATCGGGATGAGTCCTTATCAAAGACAAACATCGGTAAACTATTAACGAAGTTATTCTATATGGTCTCAGCTAAGGCAGTAGAGACACTAAATGATAATCCTGAATTAATTGCAGAAGCAAGGTCACTCATAGACAAAAATCGAAAAGATGTTTCTGATGTACTGGACGGAAGAGATGGAGTTATATACAACACAGATGAGATTGTTTCCTTCCTCAGCAATTATGCCAATGACTCACCACCTCTCTTAAAGGTGATATTAAATGTCATTAAGAAAGATATGCTTCAGAAGAAAAAGCGTGGAGAGCTGTTCTTTGGATTCAAGTTGGAATAG
- a CDS encoding transposase, whose protein sequence is MCLLIMARPLRIEYPGAFYHITTRGVGRQNIFFKDYDRKVFLEKLGDLHEKWGIIFHGYCLMTNHYHLELETPGGELSRPLQWLNHVYAGYLNKEYKNEFWGNIRNSTVCKTNEGEIEKQKV, encoded by the coding sequence ATGTGTCTGTTAATTATGGCAAGGCCCTTACGCATAGAATATCCCGGTGCTTTTTATCATATTACTACCAGAGGTGTTGGGAGACAGAATATATTTTTTAAGGATTACGATAGAAAGGTGTTTTTAGAAAAGCTGGGAGACCTGCATGAGAAGTGGGGAATAATATTCCATGGATATTGTCTAATGACAAATCACTATCATCTGGAGTTGGAAACTCCAGGTGGTGAATTGAGTAGGCCCTTGCAATGGTTGAATCATGTATATGCCGGTTATTTAAATAAGGAGTACAAGAATGAGTTTTGGGGCAATATTAGGAACAGCACAGTTTGTAAAACGAATGAGGGAGAAATTGAGAAACAGAAAGTCTGA
- a CDS encoding type II toxin-antitoxin system VapC family toxin, with protein MKQKIYIETSVISYLVANTSKDLVIAAHQASTVDMWNQIDEFDVFISDMVIQESSRGDKKQSCDRLNKLKNIPALKIDDEAKKLAKALLDGKAIPEKCPEDALHISVAAINGIDVIITWNFKHINNPFTRKMIRTIIESKGIVCPEICSPEELIGENL; from the coding sequence ATGAAACAAAAAATATATATTGAAACAAGTGTAATAAGCTATCTGGTCGCAAATACATCAAAAGATTTAGTGATTGCGGCTCATCAAGCCTCTACAGTTGACATGTGGAATCAGATTGATGAATTTGATGTTTTTATTTCAGACATGGTCATTCAAGAGTCATCGAGAGGAGATAAAAAGCAATCTTGTGATCGTCTAAATAAATTGAAAAACATTCCAGCATTGAAAATTGATGATGAAGCAAAGAAGTTAGCAAAGGCATTGCTTGACGGAAAAGCAATACCTGAAAAATGTCCTGAAGATGCTTTACATATTTCGGTTGCAGCAATAAACGGTATTGATGTTATTATTACATGGAATTTTAAGCACATCAATAATCCATTTACAAGAAAAATGATAAGAACTATAATTGAGAGCAAAGGAATTGTATGTCCTGAAATATGTTCACCGGAGGAATTAATAGGAGAAAACTTATGA
- a CDS encoding helix-turn-helix domain-containing protein, which translates to MCLLIMARPLRIEYPSAFYHITTIGVGRQNIFFKDYDRKVFLEKLGDLHEKWGIIFHGYCLMTIHYHLELETPGGGLSRPLQWLNHVYAGYVNKEYKRVGHLFQGRFKSVLVEADEHLHVLSCYIHMNPVRAGIVRRPEEYRWSSYRDYLGTRQCPKWLDVKQTLEMFGVSEKEQRKEYQRFVIMGDEGNPLKEMSFGAILGTAQFVKRMREKLRNRKTEKSDAEISGMIYARPGPGINEICKVVCEAYDFSKEEMCVKGRKGNEGRDMAIYLSRKYARSTCDEIGEHFGGIRPSAVSLGSRRVKDRLKTDKPFKKLVRQLESDVIDFNN; encoded by the coding sequence ATGTGTCTGTTAATTATGGCAAGGCCCTTACGCATAGAATATCCCAGTGCTTTTTATCATATTACTACCATAGGTGTTGGGAGACAGAATATATTTTTTAAGGATTACGATAGAAAGGTGTTTTTAGAAAAGCTGGGAGACCTGCATGAGAAGTGGGGAATAATATTCCATGGATATTGTCTGATGACAATTCACTATCATCTGGAGTTGGAAACTCCAGGTGGTGGATTGAGTAGGCCCTTGCAATGGTTGAATCATGTATATGCCGGTTATGTAAATAAGGAGTACAAGAGAGTGGGACATCTGTTTCAGGGCAGGTTTAAGAGTGTGCTCGTAGAAGCAGATGAACATTTGCATGTTTTGTCATGTTACATACACATGAATCCTGTACGTGCCGGTATTGTGAGGAGGCCTGAGGAGTATAGATGGTCTAGTTATCGGGATTATCTAGGAACACGACAATGTCCGAAGTGGCTTGATGTGAAGCAAACACTTGAAATGTTTGGTGTGTCTGAGAAGGAGCAGAGAAAGGAATACCAGCGCTTTGTAATAATGGGAGATGAGGGAAATCCTTTAAAAGAAATGAGTTTTGGGGCAATATTAGGAACAGCACAGTTTGTAAAACGAATGAGGGAGAAATTGAGAAACAGAAAGACTGAGAAGAGTGATGCTGAGATTTCAGGTATGATTTATGCGCGGCCAGGTCCAGGAATTAATGAAATTTGTAAAGTTGTATGCGAAGCGTATGATTTTTCAAAGGAGGAGATGTGCGTAAAGGGACGTAAAGGAAATGAAGGCCGGGATATGGCGATATATTTGTCGAGAAAGTATGCTAGAAGCACGTGTGATGAAATAGGTGAGCACTTTGGAGGTATCAGGCCTTCGGCAGTGAGTTTGGGAAGTAGAAGGGTTAAGGATCGGTTAAAAACAGACAAACCCTTTAAGAAACTGGTCAGGCAATTAGAATCTGATGTGATAGATTTTAACAATTAA